A region of Salvelinus alpinus chromosome 24, SLU_Salpinus.1, whole genome shotgun sequence DNA encodes the following proteins:
- the LOC139552696 gene encoding insulin receptor substrate 2-B-like → MPKTPESSGMDLGNVSHSCDSRALKVTTSTTSSSSPPPSSSLSSSAHRQLEAASPPPLQVLQLKRHHKQYYSHGHNMLPKKNPLDNTVRELSSSCVYEVPDSGGVSHDPTASASAMALAVTTTVCSGVEARDVWKSGYLRKMKHNHKRFFVLRGPSDTGPSRLEYYDSEKKFRNGMKSVCKSPSAVGSPKKVIYLYQCFTVSKRVDSKHKHLIALYTKDEHFVMIAENEEEQEDWYLALSDLAIQEKKEYRDAEELDDGYWTISPGAIFKEVWQVIVKPKGLGQTKNLIGVCRLCLSAKTIHLVKMCSEMTSVNLPLMNVRRCGHSESFFFMEVGRSSSTGPGEIWMQVESGDPVVAQNMHETILEAMRALRSIPDFRPRSKSQSFPSNPCAVVTTRRQHHGNLPPSLTGLQRSIRVETVVSKPSPQKNKGDGGHSPNRTSSHGEGTMNQLISPGTGTLALRNVCISKSLEESLSHCACISTTISVSSSSGNDSDTHPWPSDTSVFGSSSDRGSDTHPWPSDTSVFGSSSDRGSVCAEDLCSNPCVFQLSRSNTPDSLFNTTLIDENSLTDYVSMDLQVTAVAGTNQGDRCDVETSKPEHSRQYHQTTSCTPKHEKYLSSKRPFLHIYNQSKLPVGESYMPMTCGPGPHYTDDIPSDYNVTPTPLQTPSATMFPSDQLGPQGYMIMLPRSCSPAKDSLSDVDHLVCDEYMNMSLGSHMDGHTHGSPEALKSYSSYSSLPSSNQSPSQRNCEHDDYVSMCHPAAHHCSADEWNSRNPLCSSPRHSSHPSSDVLLNLSDVPVLNVTGLSLDQHGVEDSDLPTQTESIQISTDRLNYIALYLRDDQCATCDVPLHTDEVTSPLPARTSPRESGSGPGLYTGIDLPTSTGQTAATRRWLCSCLPLCINTDDSE, encoded by the coding sequence ATGCCGAAAACACCAGAGAGCAGCGGTATGGATTTAGGAAATGTTTCCCATAGCTGCGATTCACGAGCTCTGAAAgttacaacatcaacaacatcatcatcatcaccaccaccatcatcttcCCTCAGCAGCAGTGCTCATCGTCAGCTAGAGGCAGCATCACCACCGCCCCTCCAAGTTCTCCAGTTGAAGAGGCATCATAAGCAGTACTATAGCCATGGCCATAATATGTTACCTAAGAAGAACCCTCTAGATAATACAGTGAGAGAGTTGTCATCATCCTGTGTCTATGAGGTACCTGACTCTGGTGGTGTTTCCCATGACCCGACTGCCTCTGCATCTGCCATGGCCTTAGCTGTCACTACCACAGTTTGCTCTGGTGTTGAGGCTAGAGATGTATGGAAGTCTGGATACCTGAGAAAGATGAAACACAACCACAAGAGATTTTTTGTCTTGAGAGGGCCAAGTGACACAGGCCCCAGCCGCTTGGAGTACTATGATAGTGAGAAGAAATTTAGAAATGGAATGAAATCCGTTTGTAAATCTCCTAGTGCTGTGGGTTCTCCTAAGAAGGTGATTTATCTGTATCAATGTTTCACTGTTAGTAAAAGGGTAGATTCTAAACACAAGCACCTGATAGCCCTGTACACTAAGGATGAGCACTTTGTCATGATAGCGGAGAATGAGGAGGAGCAAGAGGATTGGTACCTGGCTCTGAGTGATCTGGCGATCCAGGAGAAAAAGGAGTACCGGGACGCTGAGGAGTTGGATGATGGATACTGGACCATCTCTCCTGGAGCCATCTTCAAGGAGGTGTGGCAGGTGATTGTAAAGCCCAAAGGTTTAGGACAAACCAAGAACCTGATAGGAGTGTGCCGGCTGTGTCTCTCTGCCAAGACCATTCACCTGGTGAAGATGTGCTCTGAGATGACGTCTGTGAACCTGCCTCTGATGAATGTCCGTCGCTGTGGTCACTCCGAGAGCTTCTTCTTTATGGAGGTGGGCCGCTCGTCCTCCACTGGGCCTGGGGAGATCTGGATGCAGGTAGAATCAGGGGACCCTGTGGTGGCTCAGAACATGCATGAGACAATCCTGGAGGCCATGAGAGCCCTGAGGTCCATCCCCGATTTCAGGCCTCGGAGCAAGAGTCAGTCATTCCCATCAAACCCCTGTGCCGTAGTCACCACACGACGTCAACACCATGGCAACCTCCCACCCAGCCTGACTGGGTTACAGCGCTCTATAAGGGTGGAAACTGTTGTGAGCAAACCGTCCCCACAGAAAAATAAAGGAGATGGAGGCCACAGCCCCAATCGAACTTCTAGCCATGGAGAGGGAACAATGAATCAACTGATCAGCCCAGGGACTGGCACCTTGGCTCTCCGTAATGTCTGCATCAGTAAAAGCCTTGAAGAGAGCCTCAGTCACTGTGCATGCATCTCCACCACCATCAGTGTATCCAGCAGCAGTGGCAATGACTCTGATACACACCCCTGGCCCTCTGACACTTCAGTCTTTGGTTCTTCCAGCGACAGAGGCTCTGATACACACCCCTGGCCCTCGGACACTTCAGTCTTTGGTTCTTCCAGCGACAGAGGCTCTGTCTGCGCTGAGGATTTGTGCTCCAACCCATGTGTCTTTCAGTTGTCCAGGAGTAACACCCCTGACTCACTGTTTAACACCACACTCATTGACGAGAACAGCTTGACTGACTACGTGTCCATGGATTTGCAGGTAACGGCTGTGGCCGGGACTAATCAAGGAGATCGCTGTGATGTGGAAACGTCTAAGCCTGAACATTCCAGACAATACCACCAAACCACCTCATGCACTCCAAAACACGAAAAATACCTCTCATCCAAGCGCCCCTTCCTCCATATCTACAATCAGAGTAAACTCCCAGTGGGGGAAAGTTATATGCCAATGACTTGTGGACCAGGTCCTCATTATACAGATGACATCCCTTCAGATTACAATGTGACCCCCACTCCTCTTCAAACACCTAGTGCTACCATGTTCCCCTCAGACCAGCTGGGGCCCCAGGGCTACATGATAATGCTTCCACGTAGCTGTTCACCAGCAAAGGACAGCCTCAGTGATGTTGATCATTTAGTGTGTGATGAATACATGAACATGTCTCTCGGGAGCCACATGGATGGTCATACACATGGCTCACCGGAGGCTCTTAAGTCCTACAGCTCCTATTCCTCTCTGCCAAGCTCTAACCAGTCTCCCTCACAGAGGAACTGTGAACATGATGACTATGTCTCCATGTGTCATCCTGCAGCACATCACTGCTCTGCAGATGAATGGAACAGTAGAAACCCTCTCTGTAGCTCGCCTCGTCACTCTTCTCATCCAAGCAGTGATGTGCTGCTGAACCTATCAGATGTGCCTGTGTTGAATGTCACTGGTTTGTCCTTGGACCAGCATGGGGTTGAAGATAGTGACCTGCCCACTCAAACTGAGTCTATCCAGATTTCAACAGATCGTCTCAACTACATTGCTCTTTACCTGAGGGATGATCAGTGTGCCACCTGTGATGTCCCTTTGCATACTGATGAGGTCACTTCTCCACTTCCTGCACGTACCAGTCCCAGAGAGAGTGGGTCTGGACCCGGGCTCTACACTGGCATAGACCTCCCCACATCAACAGGACAGACTGCTGCCACCAGACGTTGGCTGTGTTCTTGTCTCCCCTTGTGTATCAATACTGATGACAGTGAGTAA
- the LOC139552697 gene encoding cysteine protease ATG4A-like isoform X2 codes for MEAGKTELLSDVHSRLWFTYRKKFSPIGGTGPSSDAGWGCMLRCGQMILAQALVCSQLGRAWRWRAEGGQPEKYHRILHCFLDRKDSCYSIHQMAQMGVGEGKSVGEWYGPNTVAQVLKKLALFDDWNSLAVYVSMDNTVVIEDIKKQCRQASSESRLRPRPCGWQEPFTSRETPEQACSHTDGNRATTCPHSQSHSDWRPLLLVIPLRMGINHINPVYIQALKECFKMPQSCGVLGGKPNLAYYFIGFVGEELIYLDPHTTQSAVESEAGSGVDDQSYHCLRSPRRMKITNLDPSVALGFFCKSEDDFDSWCNLVQQEIQMKRNLRMFELVENHPPHWPPFVPPTKPEVQTTGAEFIESTDKLFESEEEFEILNV; via the exons ATGGAGGCAG GAAAGACGGAGCTACTATCAGACGTCCACTCGCGGTTATGGTTTACCTACAGGAAGAAATTCTCTCCCATAG GGGGAACAGGCCCCTCTTCAGATGCAGGCTGGGGATGCATGCTACGCTGTGGGCAGATGATCCTTGCACAGGCCCTGGTATGCTCACAGTTGGGACGAG CCTGGCgttggagggcagagggaggacaGCCGGAGAAGTACCATCGTATCCTCCACTGTTTCCTGGATAGGAAAGACAGCTGTTACTCCATACACCAAATGG CTCAGATGGGAGTTGGTGAAGGAAAGTCTGTAGGAGAGTGGTATGGCCCAAACACAGTTGCACAAGTGCTCAA GAAACTTGCGCTATTTGATGACTGGAATTCTCTTGCTGTGTATGTGTCAATGGACAACACCGTGGTGATCGAGGACATCA AGAAGCAGTGTCGCCAGGCAAGCAGTGAGAGCAGATTGCGGCCGAGACCCTGTGGCTGGCAGGAACCCTTCACCTCTAGGGAAACACCAGAACAAGCCTGTTCTCACACGGATGGGAACAGAGCCACGACGTGTCCACATTCCCAGTCCCATTCTGACTGGAGACCCCTACTGCTGGTCATACCACTCCGCATGGGAATCAACCACATCAACCCTGTCTACATCCAGGCCCTCAAG GAGTGTTTTAAAATGCCACAGTCCTGCGGTGTGCTGGGAGGAAAGCCCAATCTGGCCTATTACTTCATCGGCTTTGTAG GAGAGGAGCTGATCTACCTGGACCCCCACACCACCCAGTCAGCCGTGGAGTCAGAGGCTGGCAGTGGAGTGGACGACCAGAGCTACCACTGTCTGAGGAGCCCACGTCGCATGAAGATCACCAACCTGGACCCCTCTGTGGCCCTG GGATTTTTTTGTAAGAGTGAAGATGACTTTGACAGTTGGTGTAACCTGGTCCAGCAG GAGATCCAGATGAAGAGGAACCTGAGGATGTTTGAGCTGGTGGAGAATCACCCGCCCCACTGGCCCCCCTTCGTTCCTCCCACCAAACCAGAGGTCCAGACCACAGGGGCAG AGTTCATCGAATCGACCGACAAGCTGTTTGAGTCTGAAGAGGAGTTTGAGATCCTCAACGTGTGA
- the LOC139552699 gene encoding high mobility group protein B3-like → MAKGDARKPKGKMSAYAYFVQTCREEHKNKNPEIPVNFSEFSKKCSGRWKTMSPKEKSKFEDQAKQDKARYDSEMTSYGPPGKRGKKALKDPNAPKRPPSGFFVFCAEQRPKIKAQHPSFGIGDVAKKLGEMWNNLTDSNKQPYLAKANKLKEKYQKDVADYKGGKVGGAGASKSKKAEDDDDDDDDDDDDEDEEEEDDD, encoded by the exons ATGGCCAAAGGTGACGCTCGTAAGCCGAAGGGCAAGATGTCTGCCTATGCCTACTTTGTTCAAACCTGCCGAGAAGAACACAAAAATAAGAATCCAGAGATCCCAGTGAACTTTTCAGAGTTTTCCAAGAAGTGCTCTGGAAGATGGAAG ACAATGTCTCCAAAGGAGAAGTCAAAGTTTGAGGACCAGGCCAAGCAGGACAAAGCTCGCTATGATTCGGAAATGACGAGCTATGGTCCTCCTGGGAAGAGGGGCAAGAAGGCACTGAAGGATCCTAATGCACCAAAGAGACCTCC ATCGGGATTCTTTGTTTTCTGTGCTGAGCAGCGTCCCAAGATCAAAGCCCAACACCCAAGCTTTGGCATTGGGGATGTGGCCAAGAAGCTTGGTGAGATGTGGAACAACTTGACAGACTCCAATAAGCAGCCGTATCTTGCCAAAGCCAACAAACTCAAGGAAAAATACCAAAAG GATGTGGCAGATTACAAAGGAGGAAAAGTGGGTGGGGCAGGAGCCtctaaatcaaagaaggctgaagacgacgatgatgatgacgacgatgatgatgatgacgaggatgaggaagaggaggatgatgattAA
- the LOC139552700 gene encoding protein EOLA1-like, whose amino-acid sequence MTLQVGCLSFRQPYAGLVLNGVKSIETRWRPLLSAMENCTLAIHIAQKDWEGDQWRDMLTNTLGMSHMQIEELLASGDRFGRGVVAGLVEVGETWCCSDNVPEEDLRELEKAAVLTGLTEKHLTQLSNPRWLKEPLYARGHKDIWTVDIPVQLLPSA is encoded by the exons ATGACATTACAAGTGGGTTGCCTATCATTCAGGCAGCCGTACGCGGGGTTAGTACTTAATGGTGTAAAAAGTATTGAGACACGTTGGCGCCCCTTGTTGTCCGCAATGGAAAACTGCACTCTAGCTATTCATATTGCGCAGAAGGACTGGGAGGGCGACCAGTGGAGAGACATGCTCACCAATACACTTGGAATGAGCCATATGCAAATAGAGGAGCTTCTGGCTTCAGGTGACAGATTCGGCCGTGGAGTCGTGGCAG GCTTGGTGGAGGTGGGGGAGACTTGGTGCTGCTCTGACAATGTGCCAGAGGAGGATCTGAGGGAGCTGGAGAAGGCAGCAGTGCTCACTGGGCTCACAGAGAAACACCTCACACAGCTGTCAAACCCACGCTGGCTCAAGGAACCCCTTTATGCCAGAGGTCACAAAGACATTTGGACAGTGGACATCCCAGTACAATTACTGCCATCTGCGTAG
- the LOC139552697 gene encoding cysteine protease ATG4A-like isoform X1, producing MEAVLAKYENQINVFSEFLEDLPDTDEPVWVLGECYNAKTGKTELLSDVHSRLWFTYRKKFSPIGGTGPSSDAGWGCMLRCGQMILAQALVCSQLGRAWRWRAEGGQPEKYHRILHCFLDRKDSCYSIHQMAQMGVGEGKSVGEWYGPNTVAQVLKKLALFDDWNSLAVYVSMDNTVVIEDIKKQCRQASSESRLRPRPCGWQEPFTSRETPEQACSHTDGNRATTCPHSQSHSDWRPLLLVIPLRMGINHINPVYIQALKECFKMPQSCGVLGGKPNLAYYFIGFVGEELIYLDPHTTQSAVESEAGSGVDDQSYHCLRSPRRMKITNLDPSVALGFFCKSEDDFDSWCNLVQQEIQMKRNLRMFELVENHPPHWPPFVPPTKPEVQTTGAEFIESTDKLFESEEEFEILNV from the exons ATGGAGGCAG TATTAGCCAAGTATGAAAACCAGATAAACGTGTTTTCGGAGTTCCTTGAAGACTTGCCTGACACAGATGAACCTGTGTGGGTTTTAGGAGAGTGTTACAATGCTAAAACAG GAAAGACGGAGCTACTATCAGACGTCCACTCGCGGTTATGGTTTACCTACAGGAAGAAATTCTCTCCCATAG GGGGAACAGGCCCCTCTTCAGATGCAGGCTGGGGATGCATGCTACGCTGTGGGCAGATGATCCTTGCACAGGCCCTGGTATGCTCACAGTTGGGACGAG CCTGGCgttggagggcagagggaggacaGCCGGAGAAGTACCATCGTATCCTCCACTGTTTCCTGGATAGGAAAGACAGCTGTTACTCCATACACCAAATGG CTCAGATGGGAGTTGGTGAAGGAAAGTCTGTAGGAGAGTGGTATGGCCCAAACACAGTTGCACAAGTGCTCAA GAAACTTGCGCTATTTGATGACTGGAATTCTCTTGCTGTGTATGTGTCAATGGACAACACCGTGGTGATCGAGGACATCA AGAAGCAGTGTCGCCAGGCAAGCAGTGAGAGCAGATTGCGGCCGAGACCCTGTGGCTGGCAGGAACCCTTCACCTCTAGGGAAACACCAGAACAAGCCTGTTCTCACACGGATGGGAACAGAGCCACGACGTGTCCACATTCCCAGTCCCATTCTGACTGGAGACCCCTACTGCTGGTCATACCACTCCGCATGGGAATCAACCACATCAACCCTGTCTACATCCAGGCCCTCAAG GAGTGTTTTAAAATGCCACAGTCCTGCGGTGTGCTGGGAGGAAAGCCCAATCTGGCCTATTACTTCATCGGCTTTGTAG GAGAGGAGCTGATCTACCTGGACCCCCACACCACCCAGTCAGCCGTGGAGTCAGAGGCTGGCAGTGGAGTGGACGACCAGAGCTACCACTGTCTGAGGAGCCCACGTCGCATGAAGATCACCAACCTGGACCCCTCTGTGGCCCTG GGATTTTTTTGTAAGAGTGAAGATGACTTTGACAGTTGGTGTAACCTGGTCCAGCAG GAGATCCAGATGAAGAGGAACCTGAGGATGTTTGAGCTGGTGGAGAATCACCCGCCCCACTGGCCCCCCTTCGTTCCTCCCACCAAACCAGAGGTCCAGACCACAGGGGCAG AGTTCATCGAATCGACCGACAAGCTGTTTGAGTCTGAAGAGGAGTTTGAGATCCTCAACGTGTGA
- the LOC139552698 gene encoding transmembrane protein 185-like codes for MNLRGFFQDFNPSKFLIYACLLLFSVLLSLRLDGIIQWSYWAVFAPIWLWKLTVIIGASVGTGVWAHNPQYRAEGETCVEFKAMLIAVGIHLLLLTFEVLVCDRVERGTHFWLLVFMPLFFVSPVSVAACVWGFRHDRSLELEILCSVNILQFIFIALRLDKIISWPWLVVCVPLWIVMSFLCLVVLYYIVWSVLFLRSMDLIAEQRRTHITMAISWMTIVVPLLTFEILLVHKLDGHYGSSYVSVFVPLWLSLVTLMATTFGQKGGNHWWFGIRKDFCQFLLELFPFLREYGNVSYDLHHEDAEVSVEMPAHDPPKIAPMFRKKTGVVITQSPGKYFVPPPKLCIDMPD; via the exons ATGAATCTTCGGGGATTCTTCCAAGATTTCAACCCCAG TAAATTCCTCATCTATGCCTGCCTGCTGCTGTTTTCGGTTCTGCTGTCGCTGCGTCTGGATGGCATCATCCAATGGAGTTATTGGGCTGTCTTTGCCCCCATATGGCTATGGAAGCTCACGGTCATCATCGGTGCCTCAGTGGGCACAGGCGTCTGGGCCCACAACCCACAGTACAG GGCTGAGGGTGAAACCTGTGTGGAGTTCAAGGCCATGCTGATTGCTGTTGGGATCCACCTGCTCCTACTCACCTTTGAGGTGCTGGTGTGTGACCGTGTGGAGAGGGGCACTCACTTCTGGCTGCTGGTCTTCATGCCCCTCTTCTTTGTCTCACCTGTCTCTGTTGCAGCCTGTGTGTGGGGCTTCCGGCATGATCGCTCTCTAGAG TTGGAGATCTTGTGCTCGGTCAATATTCTTCAGTTTATCTTCATTGCCCTGCGACTAGATAAAATCATCAGTTGGCCTTGGCTG GTTGTCTGTGTGCCACTGTGGATCGTCATGTCCTTCCTGTGCCTTGTGGTACTCTACTACATTGTGTGGTCAGTGCTCTTTCTGCGGTCTATGGACCTCATTGCAGAGCAACGGCGTACTCACATCACCATGGCGATCAGCTGGATGACAATCGTTGTACCCTTGCTAACTTTTGAG ATCCTGTTGGTCCATAAATTGGATGGCCACTACGGCTCCAGCTATGTGTCAGTATTCGTGCCTCTCTGGCTATCCCTGGTGACTCTGATGGCCACGACCTTTGGCCAGAAAGGAGGCAACCACT GGTGGTTTGGCATCCGAAAAGACTTCTGCCAGTTTCTTCTTGAGCTCTTTCCCTTCCTGCGGGAGTATGGGAACGTTTCCTACGACCTGCACCACGAGGACGCTGAGGTGTCCGTGGAGATGCCTGCACACGACCCGCCAAAAATAGCCCCCATGTTCCGCAAAAAGACTGGTGTGGTGATCACACAGAGCCCAGGGAAGTACTTTGTGCCTCCTCCAAAACTGTGCATTGACATGCCTGACTAA